AAAGTCTATACGACCATTGCGGGCAAGGGGGATGCCGGCCTGCCGGCTCCCTTGCCGGATGGCGTGCGGCGGCTCGTCTACTGGACGACGATGCCCTGGTTCGCCTTCACCATCCTGCTCTACGGCATCATCCTGATCGGCGGCTTCCTGAAGTCGCTCGGCATCGACAACACGCCGACGCTTCAGCATTACATCACCGCTTTCGGCATCGACTGGACCGAGCATGGTCTGTTGTGGAGCGGCCGCGCCTGGCCGTCCTTCTTCACCACGATCGAACTCGCCGCCATCGCGGCCCCTCTGACCGCGATTATCGGGCTCCTCACCGCCTATCTCCTGAACCGCCAGCGCTTCATCGGCCAGTCGGCTTTCGAGTTCATCACCATGCTGAGCTTCGCCATTCCGGGCACGGTGATCGGCGTCAGCTACATCCTGGCCTTCAACGTGCCGCCGATCGAATTGACCGGCACCGGCCTCATCCTCGTCATCTGCTTCGTGTTCCGCAACATGCCGGTCTCGATCCGGGCCGGTCTCGCCACCTTGGCGCAGATCGACAAGAGCCTCGATGAATGCTCTTTGGTGCTGCGGCACGGCAGCTTCGCCACGATCAGGCGCGTGATCCTGCCGCTGCTCAGGCCCGCCATCATGGCCTCGCTCGTCTATGCCTTCGTGCGCGCCATCACCTCGGTGAGCGCCGTCATCTTCCTGGTCAGCGCGCAGTATAATCTCGCGACCGCCTATATTGTCGGGCGCGTCGAGGTCTCGGATTTCGGCGTCGCCATCGCCTACAGCTCGGTCCTGATCCTGTTCATGCTGGCGACGATCGGGCTGATCCAGCTGGGCGTGGGCCGCCGGGCCGCGCGCCGCGGGGCGCCGGCGGCTTTAGGGATGGGTGGGGGCACGACATGAGTATCGAGAGCCGCTCGGCGGCGGTCAAACTCGAGGGCGTCACCAAGAAGTTCGGCGCCGTGGCGGCGGTCGACACTATCGACCTCCTGATCGAACCCGGCACGTTGGTGACCCTGCTGGGCCCCTCGGGCTGCGGCAAGACGACGACCTTGCGCATGATCGCGGGTCTCGAGGCGCCAAGCGCGGGTCGCGTCGTGATCGGCGGGCGGGACGTTACCTTGCTGCCGCCGAATGAGCGCGATGTCAGCATGGTGTTCCAGTCCTATGCGCTCTTTCCGCATATGACGGTCATGGAGAATGTCTCCTATGGCTTGCGGGTATCCGGCCTCTCGCGCACGGAGCAAGCCGCGAAGGCCAAGGATGGCCTCGCTCTCGTTGGGCTCACCGGCTATGACGCGCGCCTGCCGTCGGAACTGTCGGGCGGCCAGCAGCAGCGCGTCGCCGTGGCACGCGCTCTGGTGCTCGAGCCTCAGGTCCTCCTGTTCGACGAGCCCTTGTCCAATCTCGATGCGAAGCTCCGCCGCAAGATGCGCGAGGACATCCGCGAGATCCAGCTCAAGCTGGGACTCACCGCCGTCTATGTGACCCATGACCAGGAGGAAGCCCTCGCCGTCTCCGACAAGATCGTGGTGATGAACAAGGGCCGCATCGCCCAGACGGGAACGCCCGCCGATCTCTATGAACGCCCCGCCGACGCCTTCGTCGCCGATTTCATCGGCAGCGCCAATCTGGTGCCGGCCGAGATCCTGGCGCGCGACAAGCGTCGGAAAAGCGTGACGGTGGCGCTCGGCGAGGCGAAACTCGTCCTGCGCGACTCAGGCATTGTCGGCGACAAGGTGTTTCTGGTCATCCGGCCGAGCGGCGTGGCCCTCGAGAGCAAGCCCGGCAAGACCGGAAGCCTGCCGGCAAAAGTCGAACGCGCCACCTATCTGGGCTCGCACTGGGAATATACGGTCGACGCCGCCGGCCAGTCGATCTTCGTGATGCAGCCGGTCGGCAAGCGCTTTGCCGCCGGCGATCATGTTTTTATGAAGCTTGATCCCGGACAATTGGCTTTGGTCGAGCGTTCGTAGTCTGGCGGTCCAGGCCATGCGTTGGTAATCTGCGGCCGTGATAATCCGTCTCTTCGAGCCGCGTGACATTGACGCCCTCTACGCCATTTCGCTCGCGACCGGGCATCTGGGAAGGGATGCCGCGCATCTTTATGAAGATCCCCGGATGATGGGGCATATTTATGCCGCGCCCTACGCGTTGCTCCAGCCTTGCCTCGCGCTCGTCGTGGAAGATGAAGGCGAGGTAGGTGGATTTGCCGTCGGCGTGCTCGATACTACGGCTTGGGAGAACCGGCTGGAGCGGGAATGGTGGCCGAAATTGCGTAAGCTGTATCCCGATCCCATCGACATAGAGCCTCAGCTGCGTAGTTTTGACCAGAAGCGCGCTTTCATGATCCATCATCCGACGCTCGCCCCGGCGTCGATCAAAGGAGCCTATCCGGCGCATCTGCATCTGAACCTGGCGCCTGGCCTGCAAGGACGCGGCATTGGCTCGCTATTGTTCGCTGCCTGGTTTGATCTCGCCCGCAATAGAGGCGCGGAAGCGCTGCATATCGCCGTGAATCGCGAGAATTCCGAAGCTGTTCGCTTCTGGCGCAAGCACGTTTTTCTGCCCGTTACGCCGGTCGATGCACGGGAAGGGCGAACCCAATGGATGATGCGCGGGCTAGGTTCCCGCAATCCAGGATAGCGGGTGATTTTCGTGGTGTGGTTGTATTAAAACGCCTGACCTGATTATCCGTTGACCCGGCGTTTATACCGCGGATATCCCTGGAGATCATTCGGGGCATCGCTGGGCGAATACAATGAAATCGAAGAGCCTTTTCCGCCGTCATCTGGCTTTGACGACCATCCTCACCGCTGCGCCTTTCTTCGGTTATGGCCGCCAGGCCCATGCCGCCTGCGATCCGGTCGCGCCCGGTTCTTCGACGATCCTGTGCAGCGGCGCCAACCTGGCGACCGTCGGCGTCATCAATGTCGACAACGCCAATGTCTCGACGGCGCCGGGCTTCAGCGTCGATGCGGCTGGAAATGGCGTATTCGTGAGCGGCAACGGCCATATCCGGTTCACTGACGACAATGCCTCGATCATCAAGGGCGGGGCTAGCGCCTCCGGCATATATGCTCGTTCGAATGGTGCTGCGGGGGCAGATCCGGCGGCGATCACGATCTCGACCAACGGTGATGTCACCGGAGGGCGGAACGGCATCAAGGCCATGAATTATGGCGGCGGCGATATCACAATCACCGCCGATGGCAAGGTCGCGGCGACCGATGGCGACGGCATCTATGCCTATAACGCTGGCACCAACGGGCGGGTGATCGTCACCACCGGCGTGGGGAGCGACGTCAGCGGCAAGAAAGACGGTATCGACGTTCGCGATTTCGGCAGCGGCGATACGGAGATCATCGCCAATGGCAAGGTCACCGGGACCCTTGGCGACGGCATCGTCGCGCATAATACGCCCGAGGGCGGCAATCTGACCATCACAACGGGCGCGGGAAGCGAGGTCAGTGGTGGCGACCGCGGCATCGAAGCCAATAATTTTGGTCGCGGCAGCGATCTTGGAATCACAGTCGATGGCATGGTCACCGGAAAGGATGGCGTGTTTGCCGTCAATTCACAGTTCAGCCGGAATCTGACGATCGCCATGGGCGCGGATAGCGAGATCGCTGGAACCAATCGTGGTATCAGGGCCGAAAATAATGGCAGTGGCGATCTCCTGATCACGATCGCCGGCCGCGTCACGGCAGACACCGGCACCGCCGTTCGTGCCGTAAACTCTGAGAATAGCAACAATCTGACGATCGTCACGGCCGTGGGGAGTGAGATCGTCGCGAAGATGGACGAAGACTATAACGGGGGTAATGGGATTTCGGCTTCGAGCTATGGCCGCGGCAATCTCGACATCACGGTCAATGGCGATGTCACGAGCGAGCATTATCATGGCATATACGCTTATAACTCGGAGAATGGCGGCGATCTGAAGATCACTGTTGGTACCGAAAGCACTGTGAACGGTGACTTCTTCGGCATCAATGCCGGCAACTACGGCAGAGGCAATCTGGAGATCACCGTGCTCGGCGAGGTCAACTCACCGAACAACGCCGTGGTTGCTCGCAACAGGGGGGGACCATAGCGTTAACTTGAATATCGTGACCGGGACCGGCAGTGTCATCAACGGCTGGTATCGCGGCATTATGGCGAAGAACTATGGGACGGGCGATCTCGAGGTCACGGTCTATGGCGAAGTCACAGGAGAATATGGTCGCGGCATATACACGTCCAGCTACCAGGGCGTGGACACTTTCATCAAGATCGGTGC
This genomic stretch from Nordella sp. HKS 07 harbors:
- a CDS encoding ABC transporter ATP-binding protein; this translates as MSIESRSAAVKLEGVTKKFGAVAAVDTIDLLIEPGTLVTLLGPSGCGKTTTLRMIAGLEAPSAGRVVIGGRDVTLLPPNERDVSMVFQSYALFPHMTVMENVSYGLRVSGLSRTEQAAKAKDGLALVGLTGYDARLPSELSGGQQQRVAVARALVLEPQVLLFDEPLSNLDAKLRRKMREDIREIQLKLGLTAVYVTHDQEEALAVSDKIVVMNKGRIAQTGTPADLYERPADAFVADFIGSANLVPAEILARDKRRKSVTVALGEAKLVLRDSGIVGDKVFLVIRPSGVALESKPGKTGSLPAKVERATYLGSHWEYTVDAAGQSIFVMQPVGKRFAAGDHVFMKLDPGQLALVERS
- a CDS encoding GNAT family N-acetyltransferase, with translation MIIRLFEPRDIDALYAISLATGHLGRDAAHLYEDPRMMGHIYAAPYALLQPCLALVVEDEGEVGGFAVGVLDTTAWENRLEREWWPKLRKLYPDPIDIEPQLRSFDQKRAFMIHHPTLAPASIKGAYPAHLHLNLAPGLQGRGIGSLLFAAWFDLARNRGAEALHIAVNRENSEAVRFWRKHVFLPVTPVDAREGRTQWMMRGLGSRNPG